In Manis pentadactyla isolate mManPen7 chromosome 3, mManPen7.hap1, whole genome shotgun sequence, a single window of DNA contains:
- the AARD gene encoding alanine and arginine-rich domain-containing protein encodes MSRKLRPRVSEMGPRQSGRRRAGTSWGPPGVSVRRGPCPPALRPARQVPGGSQSADVQAEAPATSRRLEDLRRRLLRAVQWVVPRGHSRRSQVQAAAAAAAAAREQEGRARVELVSARGGGARGALSGDPRAWEADGAFRRAGETRAAATGSQALAVDLAWTRLVSDTAWPPPPRRHRGGKRSAGPGAAAPLEMHFQNLQLARTLLDLDIKMEQLKKEYELEIASEFQSSEDNAGNLE; translated from the exons ATGTCTAGGAAGCTGCGACCCCGCGTCTCCGAGATGGGCCCGCGGCAGTCCGGCCGCCGCAGAGCGGGAACTTCCTGGGGACCCCCGGGAGTCTCCGTCAGACGCGGGCCTTGCCCCCCAGCGCTGCGCCCCGCGCGCCAAGTCCCTGGCGGCAGCCAGAGCGCCGACGTCCAGGCGGAGGCCCCGGCCACCAGCCGGCGGCTAGAAGACCTCAGGCGGCGGCTGCTGCGCGCCGTCCAGTGGGTCGTGCCGCGCGGGCACTCGAGGCGCTCGCAGGtgcaggcggcggcggcggcggcggcggcggcgcgggagCAGGAGGGCCGGGCGCGCGTCGAGCTGGTGAGCGCGCGGGGCGGCGGCGCGCGGGGCGCCCTCTCCGGGGACCCCAGGGCTTGGGAGGCCGACGGAGCTTTTCGCAGGGCGGGAGAGACGAGGGCCGCGGCGACGGGGAGCCAGGCACTGGCCGTCGACCTTGCGTGGACGCGGCTCGTGTCGGACACGGCGTGGCCCCCGCCTCCCCGGCGGCACCGGGGTGGGAAGCGGTCTGCAGGCCCCGGCGCGGCGGCACCT CTGGAAATGCATTTCCAAAATCTGCAGCTGGCCAGAACTTTACTGGATTTAGACATCAAAATGGAGCAATTGAAAAAGGAGTATGAATTGGAAATTGCATCAGAATTTCAAAGCTCAGAAGATAATGCTGGGAATCTGGAATAA